In a genomic window of Melanotaenia boesemani isolate fMelBoe1 chromosome 1, fMelBoe1.pri, whole genome shotgun sequence:
- the grk1a gene encoding rhodopsin kinase GRK1 codes for MDIGGLTTVVANSAYISARGSFDGTANPAANRDKKYHARLKLPHITVCEGLRETLDLGFQTVCVDQPIGKRLFQEFLDSNNEYKGPCRLWKDIEEYNLAEDEDRVKKASKILSRYMEPDAKHYCPFLPENGITKVKEKHQEAGDDLFNETLDSVMDFLKEVPYTFFLESMYLKRFLQWKWLEMQPVAEDWFLDFRVLGKGGFGEVSACQMRATGKLYACKKLNKKRLKKRKGHEGAMVEKRILARVHSRFIVSLAYAFQTKTELCLVMTIMNGGDLRYHIYNVDENNPGFDEPRACYYAAQIIQGLEHLHQKRIIYRDLKPENVLLDNEGNVRISDLGLAVELADDQFKIKGYAGTPGFMAPELLKGEEYDYSVDYFTLGVTLYEFLAAKGPFRTRGEKVENKVVKQRILNDPVTYPETFSEHAKSICEGLLCKEVDKRLGFKDGSCDELRAHPFFSQLNWRKLDAGILTPPFVPDSKTVYAKDLDHVGAFSTVKGVQLEATDNDFFDEFASGNISIPWQEEMIETGIYGELTIWGPGGALPNDLRRESILEQPKSSTCTLS; via the exons ATGGATATTGGTGGCCTGACAACAGTGGTGGCCAACTCTGCCTACATCTCTGCCCGTGGGAGCTTTGATGGCACTGCCAACCCTGCAGCCAACCGAGACAAGAAATACCATGCTCGCTTGAAGCTGCCACACATCACAGTGTGTGAAGGCCTGCGAGAGACATTGGACCTCGGCTTCCAAACAGTTTGTGTGGACCAGCCCATCGGAAAACGTCTTTTCCAGGAGTTTTTAGACTCCAATAATGAGTATAAGGGCCCTTGTCGTCTGTGGAAGGATATTGAGGAATATAACTTGGCTGAGGATGAAGACAGAGTCAAGAAAGCAAGCAAGATCTTGTCTCGGTACATGGAGCCTGACGCTAAGCACTACTGTCCCTTTTTGCCAGAAAATGGCATCACAAAGGTCAAAGAGAAACACCAAGAGGCGGGGGATGATCTTTTCAATGAAACTCTGGACAGCGTGATGGACTTTCTAAAGGAAGTACCCTACACTTTCTTCCTGGAGAGCATGTATCTGAAGAGGTTCCTGCAGTGGAAGTGGCTGGAAATGCAACCTGTAGCTGAGGATTGGTTTTTAGATTTCCGTGTATTGGGTAAGGGGGGGTTTGGTGAAGTGTCTGCCTGTCAGATGAGAGCTACGGGAAAACTGTATGCCTGTAAAAAGCTAAACAAGAAGCggctgaagaagagaaaaggacaTGAG GGGGCGATGGTAGAAAAAAGGATCCTGGCTCGGGTCCACAGCAGGTTCATTGTCTCTTTGGCTTACGCCTTTCAGACCAAAACCGAGTTGTGTCTGGTCATGACCATCATGAATGGAGGAGACCTAAG GTATCACATTTACAATGTGGATGAGAACAACCCAGGTTTTGATGAGCCACGGGCCTGTTACTATGCTGCACAGATCATCCAGGGCTTGGAGCACCTCCATCAGAAGAGGATCATCTATAGAGACCTCAAACCAGAGAACGTACTGTTGGACAATGAAG GTAATGTACGTATCTCTGACCTTGGTCTGGCTGTGGAGCTGGCAGACGATCAGTTCAAAATCAAGGGCTATGCCGGTACTCCAg GTTTCATGGCTCCAGAGCTCCTGAAAGGAGAGGAGTATGACTACTCTGTGGATTATTTCACTCTGGGGGTCACTCTCTACGAGTTTCTGGCTGCCAAGGGGCCATTTAGGACCAGAGGAGAGAAG GTGGAGAACAAGGTGGTGAAGCAGCGGATACTGAACGATCCTGTAACTTATCCAGAGACGTTCAGTGAGCATGCCAAGTCCATCTGTGAGGGTCTGCTGTGCAAAGAGGTCGACAAGAGGCTTGGTTTCAAGGATGGGTCATGTGACGAGCTGAGAGCACACCCTTTCTTCAGCCAGCTCAACTGGAGGAAACTGGATGCAG GGATTCTGACACCCCCTTTTGTGCCAGACTCCAAGACAGTGTATGCCAAGGACCTGGATCATGTTGGGGCCTTCTCCACAGTCAAAGGCGTGCAGCTGGAAGCCACAGACAATGATTTTTTTGACGAGTTCGCCTCAGGGAACATCTCCATCCCCTGGCAAGAAGAGATGATTGAGACTGGGATCTACGGAGAGCTCACAATCTGGGGCCCAGGTGGAGCTTTGCCTAACGACCTGCGGCGTGAATCCATCTTGGAGCAGCCAAAGTCATCCACATGCACGCTGTCATGA
- the tmco3 gene encoding transmembrane and coiled-coil domain-containing protein 3 isoform X1, with protein MQGVCWLLSLGLAGALAVLSKDQMAHHAIKVYRNKAVTHGHSWVARHCKRLVGLLNQKNVAIKKLTAAADAVRRDKGLSEPEKHFQVHTLEVFQKELNESEHLVFQAVHSLQRVLQGDYRDVVNMKESSRQRLEALREAAIKEEQEYVELVAAEKHQQEAVKSALTQNKSLSMLDEILEDVRKAADRLEEEIEEHAFDNNKQMKGVNVEAVLRVEEDEENGGKKKNKSRLKEVEDNLGLSMLIDSQNNQYVLTKPRDSTMPRADHHFIKDLVSVVMLSLPCGWICTLVGLPPMFGYVVSGVLLGPSGLNSIKSMVQVETLGELGVFFTLFVVGLEFSPERLQKVWKTSVQGSCYLCLLMVGAGLLWGLCLHIRPTQTVFISTCLSLSSTPLVSRFLAGGSRVDKEGDLDYSSVLLGMLVMQDVQLGLFIAVMPTLIQAQSGDLESFLFGGLRVLYLLAQVLLSLAAVLLLCLLLKSFLIGPFYKKLHAESKGNKEILVLGMAAFVFFMLTITEFLDVSMELGCFLAGALLSSQGHMVTVEVMGCIEPIRDFLAIIFFASIGLHVFPTFVLYELTILLVLTLTLVIMKFIMAVLVLSVILPPSSRHIRWIVSAGLAQVSEFSFVLGSRARRAGIISREVYLLVLSVTTLSLLLAPLLWRVTTNKWVPRTERKTLT; from the exons ATGCAGGGCGTATGCTGGCTGCTGTCCCTTGGTCTGGCAGGGGCACTCGCTGTACTGTCGAAAGACCAGATGGCTCATCATGCCATCAAGGTATATAGGAATAAAGCGGTCACACACGGCCACAGCTGGGTGGCCAGACACTGCAAGCGGCTGGTGGGTCTCCTCAATCAGAAGAATGTGGCTATCAAGAAGCTGACAGCGGCTGCTGATGCAGTTAGACGAGATAAAGGCCTTTCAGAACCAGAGAAACACTTCCAG GTTCACACTCTGGAGGTTTTTCAGAAGGAGCTGAATGAGAGTGAACACCTGGTgttccaggcagtgcacagccTACAGAGGGTGCTACAGGGCGACTATAGGGATGTGGTCAACATGAAGGAGAGCAGCAGACAAAGGCTGGAGGCCCTCAGGGAGGCAGCTATAAAG GAAGAACAGGAATATGTGGAGCTGGTGGCTGCAGAGAAGCACCAGCAGGAAGCTGTTAAGAGTGCTTTGACCCAGAACAAATCTCTGTCCATGTTGGATGAAATTCTGGAGGATGTCAGGAAGGCAGCAGACCGACTAGAGGAGGAGATCGAAGAGCATGCCTTTGACAACAACAAACAG ATGAAGGGAGTGAATGTAGAAGCAGTGCTGAGAgtggaggaagatgaagagaatggagggaaaaagaaaaacaaatccagaCTGAAAGAAGTGGAGGATAACCTGGGACTGAGCATGCTCATTGACTCACAGAATAACCAGTATGTTCTGACCAAACCACGAGACTCCACAATGCCAAGAGCCGACCATCACTTCATTAAG GACCTGGTGTCAGTGGTGATGCTGTCCCTGCCATGTGGCTGGATTTGCACTCTGGTGGGTCTTCCTCCCATGTTTGGATATGTCGTCAGTGGAGTCCTGCTTGGTCCCTCTGGTCTCAACAGTatcaag TCTATGGTGCAGGTGGAGACTCTGGGGGAGTTGGGTGTGTTCTTCACTCTGTTCGTGGTGGGGCTGGAGTTCTCACCTGAGCGCCTTCAAAag GTATGGAAGACCTCAGTTCAGGGGTCATGCTACCTGTGTCTGCTGATGGTGGGGGCCGGATTGTTGTGGGGACTATGTCTTCATATTCGACCCACCCAGACCGTCTTCATTTCCACTTGCCTGTCCTTGTCTAGCACTCCACTAGTGTCTCGATTTCTAGCGGGAGGAAGTAGGGTGGACAAGGAAG GTGACCTGGACTACAGCAGTGTTCTCCTTGGGATGTTAGTGATGCAAGATGTTCAACTCGGCCTCTTCATTGCTGTCATGCCGACGCTGATTCAGGCACAGAGTGGAGACTTGGAAAG CTTTCTGTTCGGAGGTCTGCGAGTGCTATATCTGCTGGCACAGGTTCTGCTGTCTCTGGCTGCTgtactgctgctgtgtttgttgcTCAAATCATTCCTGATTGGTCCATTTTACAAGAAACTTCATGCTGAGAGTAAAGGCAACAAGGAGATCCTGGTGCTGGGGAtggcagcttttgtttttttcatgctgaCG ATAACAGAGTTTCTGGATGTTTCTATGGAGCTGGGCTGCTTCTTGGCTGGAGCTTTGCTTTCCTCACAGGGTCACATGGTCACAGTAGAGGTCATGGGCTGCATTGAGCCAATCAGAGATTTCCTCGCCATCATCTTCTTTGCCTCTATTG GTCTCCATGTGTTCCCGACGTTCGTGCTGTATGAACTCACCATTCTACTGGTGCTGACACTCACACTCGTCATTATGAAG TTTATCATGGCTGTATTGGTACTGTCTGTAATCTTGCCTCCAAGCTCCAGACACATTCGGTGGATTGTCTCAGCTGGTCTGGCTCAGGTCAGCGAGTTCTCCTTTGTCTTGGGTAGCCGAGCACGTCGGGCAGGCATCATCTCCAGAGAG GTGTACCTGCTGGTTCTCAGTGTCACCACCCTCAGTTTGCTGCTGGCTCCGCTTTTGTGGAGAGTTACCACAAACAAATGGGTTCCCCGCACCGAACGCAAAACACTCACATGA
- the tmco3 gene encoding transmembrane and coiled-coil domain-containing protein 3 isoform X2 yields the protein MQGVCWLLSLGLAGALAVLSKDQMAHHAIKVYRNKAVTHGHSWVARHCKRLVGLLNQKNVAIKKLTAAADAVRRDKGLSEPEKHFQVHTLEVFQKELNESEHLVFQAVHSLQRVLQGDYRDVVNMKESSRQRLEALREAAIKEEQEYVELVAAEKHQQEAVKSALTQNKSLSMLDEILEDVRKAADRLEEEIEEHAFDNNKQMKGVNVEAVLRVEEDEENGGKKKNKSRLKEVEDNLGLSMLIDSQNNQYVLTKPRDSTMPRADHHFIKDLVSVVMLSLPCGWICTLVGLPPMFGYVVSGVLLGPSGLNSIKSMVQVETLGELGVFFTLFVVGLEFSPERLQKVWKTSVQGSCYLCLLMVGAGLLWGLCLHIRPTQTVFISTCLSLSSTPLVSRFLAGGSRVDKEGDLDYSSVLLGMLVMQDVQLGLFIAVMPTLIQAQSGDLESFLFGGLRVLYLLAQVLLSLAAVLLLCLLLKSFLIGPFYKKLHAESKGNKEILVLGMAAFVFFMLTITEFLDVSMELGCFLAGALLSSQGHMVTVEVMGCIEPIRDFLAIIFFASIGLHVFPTFVLYELTILLVLTLTLVIMKV from the exons ATGCAGGGCGTATGCTGGCTGCTGTCCCTTGGTCTGGCAGGGGCACTCGCTGTACTGTCGAAAGACCAGATGGCTCATCATGCCATCAAGGTATATAGGAATAAAGCGGTCACACACGGCCACAGCTGGGTGGCCAGACACTGCAAGCGGCTGGTGGGTCTCCTCAATCAGAAGAATGTGGCTATCAAGAAGCTGACAGCGGCTGCTGATGCAGTTAGACGAGATAAAGGCCTTTCAGAACCAGAGAAACACTTCCAG GTTCACACTCTGGAGGTTTTTCAGAAGGAGCTGAATGAGAGTGAACACCTGGTgttccaggcagtgcacagccTACAGAGGGTGCTACAGGGCGACTATAGGGATGTGGTCAACATGAAGGAGAGCAGCAGACAAAGGCTGGAGGCCCTCAGGGAGGCAGCTATAAAG GAAGAACAGGAATATGTGGAGCTGGTGGCTGCAGAGAAGCACCAGCAGGAAGCTGTTAAGAGTGCTTTGACCCAGAACAAATCTCTGTCCATGTTGGATGAAATTCTGGAGGATGTCAGGAAGGCAGCAGACCGACTAGAGGAGGAGATCGAAGAGCATGCCTTTGACAACAACAAACAG ATGAAGGGAGTGAATGTAGAAGCAGTGCTGAGAgtggaggaagatgaagagaatggagggaaaaagaaaaacaaatccagaCTGAAAGAAGTGGAGGATAACCTGGGACTGAGCATGCTCATTGACTCACAGAATAACCAGTATGTTCTGACCAAACCACGAGACTCCACAATGCCAAGAGCCGACCATCACTTCATTAAG GACCTGGTGTCAGTGGTGATGCTGTCCCTGCCATGTGGCTGGATTTGCACTCTGGTGGGTCTTCCTCCCATGTTTGGATATGTCGTCAGTGGAGTCCTGCTTGGTCCCTCTGGTCTCAACAGTatcaag TCTATGGTGCAGGTGGAGACTCTGGGGGAGTTGGGTGTGTTCTTCACTCTGTTCGTGGTGGGGCTGGAGTTCTCACCTGAGCGCCTTCAAAag GTATGGAAGACCTCAGTTCAGGGGTCATGCTACCTGTGTCTGCTGATGGTGGGGGCCGGATTGTTGTGGGGACTATGTCTTCATATTCGACCCACCCAGACCGTCTTCATTTCCACTTGCCTGTCCTTGTCTAGCACTCCACTAGTGTCTCGATTTCTAGCGGGAGGAAGTAGGGTGGACAAGGAAG GTGACCTGGACTACAGCAGTGTTCTCCTTGGGATGTTAGTGATGCAAGATGTTCAACTCGGCCTCTTCATTGCTGTCATGCCGACGCTGATTCAGGCACAGAGTGGAGACTTGGAAAG CTTTCTGTTCGGAGGTCTGCGAGTGCTATATCTGCTGGCACAGGTTCTGCTGTCTCTGGCTGCTgtactgctgctgtgtttgttgcTCAAATCATTCCTGATTGGTCCATTTTACAAGAAACTTCATGCTGAGAGTAAAGGCAACAAGGAGATCCTGGTGCTGGGGAtggcagcttttgtttttttcatgctgaCG ATAACAGAGTTTCTGGATGTTTCTATGGAGCTGGGCTGCTTCTTGGCTGGAGCTTTGCTTTCCTCACAGGGTCACATGGTCACAGTAGAGGTCATGGGCTGCATTGAGCCAATCAGAGATTTCCTCGCCATCATCTTCTTTGCCTCTATTG GTCTCCATGTGTTCCCGACGTTCGTGCTGTATGAACTCACCATTCTACTGGTGCTGACACTCACACTCGTCATTATGAAGGTTTAA